One Phycisphaera mikurensis NBRC 102666 DNA window includes the following coding sequences:
- a CDS encoding CPBP family intramembrane glutamic endopeptidase, whose amino-acid sequence MPARPLTSYWERSQAPMQCLWFLLPLLVLYSVGTALYAPEGGDRLPAIYAERLLGRFFELFGATGYHLPPLVVIGVLVGMHAASRDREPFAPEPKLWPWMVVEAIVWAVPLFLLGSLFSDAERVGLAAVRGGDGVATLLDGYPKMAGFVFALGAGIYEELVFRLLGIAAVHTVLAGVFRAGETTATVGAILLTAVGFALYHFGDVTGFTWPRFLFYALAGAYLGFLFVGRGFGIAVATHAVYDVLAVGVA is encoded by the coding sequence GTGCCCGCGCGACCGCTCACCTCCTACTGGGAACGCTCCCAGGCGCCCATGCAGTGCCTGTGGTTCCTGCTGCCGCTGCTGGTGCTGTACAGCGTCGGGACCGCCCTCTACGCGCCCGAGGGCGGCGACCGCCTCCCGGCCATCTACGCGGAGCGCCTCCTGGGCAGGTTCTTCGAGCTCTTCGGCGCGACGGGCTACCACCTGCCGCCGCTGGTCGTGATCGGCGTGCTGGTGGGGATGCACGCGGCCTCGCGAGACCGCGAGCCTTTCGCACCCGAGCCGAAGCTCTGGCCGTGGATGGTGGTGGAGGCGATCGTCTGGGCGGTGCCGCTGTTCCTGCTGGGGTCGCTCTTCTCCGACGCCGAGCGGGTGGGGCTGGCGGCGGTCCGCGGCGGCGACGGGGTCGCCACGCTGCTGGACGGTTACCCGAAGATGGCCGGCTTCGTGTTCGCCCTCGGCGCCGGCATCTACGAGGAGCTGGTCTTCCGCCTCCTGGGCATCGCCGCCGTGCACACGGTGCTCGCCGGGGTGTTCCGGGCCGGGGAGACGACCGCGACGGTGGGCGCGATCCTCCTGACCGCGGTGGGCTTCGCCCTGTACCACTTCGGCGACGTCACCGGGTTCACCTGGCCCCGCTTCCTCTTCTACGCCCTCGCGGGCGCCTACCTGGGCTTCCTGTTCGTGGGGCGGGGCTTCGGGATCGCGGTGGCGACGCACGCGGTGTACGACGTGCTGGCGGTCGGCGTCGCCTGA
- a CDS encoding VOC family protein: MQHIEHIDPILNVADVARSLRFYVDVLHFSASAKGTDAFTHITRDGHGIYLCRGGQGGPNTWLYLGIEDARAMHQHLAAHGAKLLQEPTNKPWGLEIRVEDPDGHVLRMASERE; encoded by the coding sequence ATGCAACACATCGAGCACATCGACCCGATCCTCAACGTCGCCGACGTCGCGAGGAGCCTCCGCTTCTACGTCGACGTGCTGCACTTCTCCGCCTCGGCGAAGGGCACCGACGCGTTCACCCACATCACCCGCGACGGCCACGGCATCTACCTCTGCCGCGGCGGGCAGGGCGGCCCGAACACCTGGCTCTACCTGGGCATCGAGGACGCCCGGGCGATGCACCAGCACCTCGCCGCGCACGGGGCGAAGCTGCTGCAGGAGCCGACCAACAAGCCCTGGGGCCTGGAGATCCGCGTGGAAGACCCCGACGGGCACGTGCTGCGCATGGCTTCGGAGCGGGAATGA